Proteins from a genomic interval of Osmia bicornis bicornis chromosome 11, iOsmBic2.1, whole genome shotgun sequence:
- the LOC114878810 gene encoding uncharacterized protein LOC114878810 — translation MANNLDSVCEKKSTRFLQIPLKSTEQIYLVFLIPTLISCMIYIIHFSADLVVAEQHFRENNPVWGYCTIGFMYAPAIAYFMLTVSRPDWWMTDDDKLTKGIFGWFCLQFCQLIGFVFFSLYRYAGLMVLCIDAIILTGTERTKTLNLAAAPAAIELYFFLQAWFQAAPQAIFQIHLLFREGSLHQSHQSVVVKVISILMSVVILAVQTTSFQRFESQRINGRKLPWAMWLKKYCVQEICDLEEKTPLKSCNVKEETTAHVNEAIQDSENQNESIKLENEEIEQSGSHVPLDRQVSVTPPLPPKNVQIIPPPTPLRGITTVAPLLVPDVPAPPRPDSICTVTEHQESETFIKSLSGTEITDKDSTQNLRVPQRRYSKKGLEEDDPVGKFLCFLWWFFFILARILAIAVFNEFYPLYLAIVLGVHYIVMLIYLFYYVKYYDIITFFVNLWLGLVYIISLIEYRIKFKYADKWVLPYYIFVLVQNTCLTLTWYFNADWDGFWYTYIFYVIFGSMSLCISSTIIYCTLLKPKKHRVYTS, via the exons ATGGCAAACAATTTAGATTCAGTTTGTGAAAAAAAATCAACTCGTTTTTTACAAATTCCTTTGAAATCAACTGAACAGATTTATCTGGTTTTCTTGATCCCAACATTAATCTCTTGTATGATATATATAATTCATTTCTCTGCTGACTTAGTAGTTGCCGAGCAACATTTTAGAGAAAATAATCCAGTATGGGGATATTGTACTATTGGTTTCATGTATGCACCTGCAATTGCATACTTTATGTTAACTGTTTCAAGACCAGATTGGTGGATGACAGATGATGATAAATTGACAAAGGGCATATTTGGTTGGTTTTGCCTTCAATTTTGTCAGCTGATTGGTTTtgttttcttctctctttacAG GTACGCAGGACTCATGGTACTATGTATAGATGCTATTATTTTAACAGGGACAGAGAGAACAAAGACTCTAAACCTAGCAGCTGCTCCTGCAGCtatagaattatatttttttttacaagcATGGTTTCAAGCTGCTCCTCAAgctatttttcaaatacattTGCTTTTTCGTGAAGGATCTCTCCACCAAAGTCATCAATCAG TTGTTGTAAAGGTGATTTCTATTCTTATGTCTGTTGTGATACTTGCTGTTCAAACTACCTCTTTTCAAAGATTTGAAAGTCAACGCATTAATGGTAGAAAATTACCATGGGCAATgtggttaaaaaaatattgtgtTCAG GAAATTTGTGATCTTGAAGAAAAGACTCCTCTAAAATCATGCAATGTAAAAGAAGAAACTACTGCGCATGTAAATGAAGCAATACAAGATTCtgaaaatcaaaatgaatctataaaacttgaaaatgaagaaatagaaCAATCAGGTTCTCACGTTCCTTTAGATCGTCAAGTGTCTGTAACACCTCCTTTACCACCAAAAAATGTACAAATTATACCACCTCCGACTCCTTTACGTGGAATTACTACAGTTGCACCTTTGCTTGTACCAGATGTACCAGCTCCACCAAGACCAGACTCTATTTGTACAGTTACAGAACATCAGGAATCtgaaacatttattaaatCATTGTCTGGTACAGAAATCACTGACAAAGATAGCACACAAAATTTAAGAGTTCCGCAACGAAGATATTCGAAAAAAGGTTTAGAAGAAGATGATCCTGTTGGCAAATTTTTATGCTTTCTATGGTGGTTCTTTTTCATTCTAGCCCGCATACTCGCTATTGCtgtatttaatgaattttatccATTATACTTAGCCATTGTTCTTGGTGTACATTATATTGTAATGTTGATATATCTCttttattatgtaaaatattatGACATTATTACCTTTTTCGTTAATTTGTGGTTGGGATTAGTTTATATAATTAGTTTAATTGAATATAGaatcaaatttaaatatgCAGACAAATGGGTATTGCCATATTATATCTTTGTATTAGTACAAAACACGTGTCTGACATTAACTTGGTATTTCAATGCAGACTGGGATGGATTTTGGTATACTTATATATTTTACGTAATTTTCGGAAGTATGTCGCTATGTATTTCATCAACCATTATTTActgtactttattaaaaccaaAGAAACATAGGGTATATACCAGTTGA
- the LOC114878811 gene encoding probable E3 ubiquitin-protein ligase bre1: MDTFPTQRYEPKIESFDTCMIDATNQQREISQAVSRQVSSQAIEVENQENHETSNLHQHQQQQQQQQQQQQQQQQQNQQDQPNEMSQIQSNTQQSMTLTPIRLPAILDGEFFTVIRVEDTNVTVRCLQCQKHLNGNLKSTGNFLSHIKRVHPFMVEKIKCKSNQRKPAMVYIDLSAAKYPKIVRTKRGYRKCYKTDECQLGNEETFDQSNEWTESPLNHKHKSDIESPDLLKISHNNSFVVEDEFDAIGRNVAAKLRNMRLDQRIIAEKLLNDILFEAQLGNLHRDSNIHV; this comes from the exons ATGGATACATTTCCTACGCAAAGGTACGAACCAAAGATTGAAAGTTTTGATACATGCATGATTGATGCTACAAATCAACAGCGAGAGATATCTCAAGCAGTAAGCAGACAAGTATCCTCTCAAGCAATTGAAgttgaaaatcaagaaaatcaTGAGACTTCAAATTTACATCAAcatcaacaacaacaacaacaacaacaacaacaacaacagcagcagcagcaacaaaaTCAACAGGATCAGCCTAATGAAATGTCACAGATACAATCAAATACTCAACAAAGTATGACTCTAACTCCAATTCGATTACCAGCCATTCTTGATGGAGAATTCTTTACAGTAATTAGAGTAGAAGATACTAATGTAACAGTCCGCTGTTTACAGTGCCAAAAGCACttaaatggaaatttaaaatctACAGGAAACTTTTTAAGTCATATTAAA AGAGTACATCCTTTTATGGTTGAGAAAATTAAGTGTAAGTCAAATCAAAGAAAACCTGCCATGGTGTACATTGATTTATCAGCTGCTAAATATCCAAAAATAGTAAGAACAAAAAGAGGATATAGGAAATGTTATAAGACA GATGAATGTCAACTAGGAAATGAAGAAACTTTTGATCAGTCTAATGAATGGACTGAATCTCCATTAAATCATAAACATAAGTCAGACATTGAATCTCCTGATCTCTTGAAAATATCACATAATAATTCATTTGTAGTGGAAGATGAATTTGATGCAATTGGACGAAATGTTGCTGCAAAACTTAGAAATATGAGATTAGACCAAAGAATTATAGCTgaaaagttattaaatgatatctTGTTTGAAGCACAATTAGGAAATCTTCATAGAGATTCTAATATACATGTGTGA